One Mya arenaria isolate MELC-2E11 chromosome 5, ASM2691426v1 genomic window carries:
- the LOC128235227 gene encoding uncharacterized protein LOC128235227 — protein MPWDIFNTRRDMCPSIFDINRVNGFPLRKMHFLRHNCNPYACPTKATRRNTTQAKWVRTLDLSGYDPDNINVSVENDEVRVQACKTRRNPNGISEMTRRVMLPRGVDSRKLKCFLRSDGRLALKAPLRNATTNKSQELKCLQLKEEISKTNLSTDIKTSPKEISKQECEEGKDIEMKSSPVAVLCSCGNAEYKRNDDSENTPLTPAAPEEQPTYYVEENPEKNEERRENDSKDYETTDETIHHDITVEEEHTETPGLEQTQIHEVDNEDSNTDPTKPFVATRLAETVTCVARAKPFEFELNISDIPIENIQVQCKENTLYIDAVNETNDGGVYSRTEIHRRVALPEDSDCSKARATVDGDMKLRLTVPTKYDTPEIMQIQIQHE, from the coding sequence ATGCCGTGGGACATATTCAACACCAGACGGGACATGTGTCCCAGCATTTTCGACATAAACCGGGTCAACGGTTTTCCACTTCGAAAAATGCACTTTCTTCGCCATAATTGCAATCCATACGCGTGTCCAACAAAAGCCACCCGGCGAAATACTACACAAGCGAAATGGGTTCGCACGCTCGATCTCTCGGGTTATGATCCCGACAACATCAACGTCAGCGTGGAAAACGACGAGGTGCGGGTCCAAGCCTGCAAGACAAGGCGAAATCCGAACGGAATTTCGGAGATGACCAGGCGTGTTATGCTTCCCAGAGGTGTGGACAGTCGTAAACTGAAATGTTTCTTGCGGAGCGATGGTCGCCTCGCATTGAAAGCTCCCCTTAGAAATGCTACTACAAACAAATCTCAGGAGTTGAAATGCCTGCAACTTAAAGAGGAGATATCAAAGACGAACTTAAGCACTGACATTAAAACATCGCCGAAAGAAATTTCGAAACAAGAGTGTGAGGAAGGGAAAGACATTGAGATGAAATCTAGCCCAGTGGCTGTGCTCTGCTCTTGTGGAAATGCAGAATATAAGCGAAATGACGACTCCGAAAACACACCACTAACACCTGCTGCACCAGAAGAGCAACCGACTTACTACGTTGAGGAAAATCCGGAAAAGAATGAAGAAAGGAGAGAAAATGACAGCAAGGATTATGAAACAACAGATGAAACAATACATCACGATATTACGGTTGAAGAGGAACATACTGAGACACCTGGTCTGGAACAAACGCAAATACATGAAGTCGACAATGAAGATTCTAATACTGACCCAACAAAGCCGTTTGTTGCAACACGATTGGCAGAAACGGTAACTTGTGTCGCAAGAGCTAAACCGTTCGAGTTCGAACTAAACATATCGGACATTcccattgaaaatattcaagtCCAATGTAAAGAAAATACGCTATACATTGACGCTGTGAATGAAACCAACGATGGCGGCGTTTACTCGAGAACTGAAATCCATAGACGGGTGGCTTTGCCCGAGGACTCGGACTGTTCTAAAGCGCGGGCTACTGTCGACGGTGATATGAAACTACGATTAACTGTTCCAACAAAATACGATACACCAGAAATTATGCAAATTCAGATCCAGCATGAATGA
- the LOC128233830 gene encoding uncharacterized protein LOC128233830, with protein MDEVCNEIKVESEDGESFFITLNTDEIKIEPNQGRSEFVLEEDNVLMLDPSSGLTIKANGPQNFCDEYATDIKFEVETEKRQVEVEQNVNKPSGHSLDRSQSMDIESGDEDEEDAGALGNVLQFANQHCSGVAEMTDDDLNKMSAEELQDLMADVDYQMSMIDSVSKSFETMIQSCENDEKELTILHTTTSCKLQVDGDAQQFPEKTAGISTGKAASNVDLSNQNKTPCFCFVCGVNRYKSNEHLCPLCFTKEKYDIMDYRLISEFYSSYGFESGQSYFNSTVSPPSGQHDILELFLYVFMKFCNQKNLKKIHCCFCGDDLTNISEIVTHIVKFHANLTSHLCSPEIFKPTNPAHLCVLCSSMYSMKIEIICHYRYEHHVTDKKQITLFSDIANKYELTERSYKCLPCTTEGKITLSKSKELHTFHLRKAHLQIERTTRVLNGRQKSVPQMVSQNNVPYINQTPSTAGTSYSSIVPPNAGCLPGITGKPRNNGCKTKLVCEICYLRFEKLKDLQKHIHVAHSRLILF; from the coding sequence ATGGATGAGGTGTGTAATGAAATTAAGGTAGAGTCAGAAGATGGGGAAAGCTTCTTCATAACCTTGAACACAgatgaaatcaaaattgaaCCCAATCAAGGAAGAAGTGAATTTGTCCTTGAAGAAGACAATGTCCTAATGCTTGATCCCAGTAGTGGGCTGACCATCAAGGCTAATGGACCTCAAAATTTCTGTGATGAATATGCAACCGATATAAAATTTGAGGTGGAAACTGAAAAAAGGCAAGTAGAAGTTGAACAAAATGTGAACAAACCCTCCGGCCACAGTTTAGACAGAAGCCAATCTATGGATATAGAGTCAGGCGATGAGGATGAGGAAGATGCTGGAGCATTGGGCAATGTCTTGCAGTTTGCTAATCAGCATTGCTCTGGTGTGGCGGAAATGACTGATGATGATTTGAACAAGATGAGTGCAGAAGAACTGCAGGATTTGATGGCTGATGTAGATTATCAGATGTCTATGATTGATTCTGTGAGCAAGAGTTTTGAAACTATGATTCAAAGCTGTGAGAATGATGAAAAAGAACTAACTATATTACATACTACCACTAGTTGTAAGCTACAGGTTGATGGAGATGCACAGCAATTTCCAGAGAAAACTGCTGGTATCAGCACAGGAAAGGCAGCAAGTAATGTTGatctttcaaatcaaaataaaacaccaTGCTTTTGCTTTGTCTGTGGAGTTAACAGATATAAAAGCAATGAACATCTATGTCCTCTCTGTTTCACTAAAGAAAAGTATGATATCATGGATTACAGACTGATTTCAGAGTTTTATTCAAGTTATGGTTTTGAATCGGGACAGTCATATTTTAATTCTACAGTTAGTCCTCCCTCTGGGCAACATGATATCTTAGAGCTGTTTCTCtatgtatttatgaaattttgCAACCAAAAGAATTTGAAGAAAATCCACTGTTGTTTTTGTGGAGACGATCTAACGAATATTTCGGAAATAGTGACTCATATAGTAAAATTTCATGCCAATCTCACATCACACTTATGTAGTCCTGAAATATTCAAGCCCACCAACCCAGCTCATCTATGTGTGCTGTGCTCATCAATGTATTccatgaaaattgaaatcatcTGCCACTACCGTTATGAACATCATGTCACCGATAAAAAACAGATAACTCTCTTCTCAGACATTGCGAACAAGTACGAACTTACTGAAAGATCTTACAAATGCTTACCCTGTACAACAGAAGGCAAAATAACTTTGTCAAAATCAAAGGAATTGCATACATTTCACTTGCGCAAGGCTCATCTTCAGATTGAAAGAACAACTAGGGTTTTGAACGGTAGACAAAAAAGTGTGCCTCAAATGGTTTCACAAAACAATGTTCCATATATAAATCAAACTCCATCCACTGCAGGTACTAGTTATTCAAGCATAGTGCCACCAAATGCTGGTTGTTTACCGGGCATAACTGGTAAGCCGAGGAATAACGGCTGTAAAACGAAACTTGTCTGTGAAATCTGTTACCTCAGATTTGAAAAGTTGAAAGATcttcaaaaacatattcatgtGGCGCACAGCAGATTgatactgttttga
- the LOC128233721 gene encoding zinc finger protein 471-like — protein MEEVQKNGETTNKPQLSHKDISRDRKQNKNTENSVSCLCEGDSGSKLLFRCGTCKRKFKTLCFLHKHLMSHLRSTGSYHYDDVLKTAFPKYESCCSSTQTEMFFENLKREFPDDDIISSQTNDVKDSALDQVDMDVESDDSFANSGDCFESVYSDVVKVDRISKKGLQNSLSNKKAPDHLNGSKQVLEACDEDSCSTLIIEPVTLNKRDVNVHVNTARTKGNKTIANGSHNSPKRLISKNKFICDQCKVMFRNKKELLKHESKTHSNELKFNCDKCKDAFIRVVDYKKHKSRAHSPAKNIQKDKRAPSGPVDDIEVKNEKSVIIKREETPGTKSKIRKRKCEGAKIKKPKESGQQEGNNPHTCELCGYVMPRSKVAVHMRLHSGDRPYKCEQCGKGLISSSKLQRHMLIHDEKKKHACDICGAGFTMKYKLRMHMHIHTGKKPYLCSICGAEFNHSANLATHTRCVHLQVKPFHCEICGGSYAKRSQLDEHVLSHSSEKHHTCRYCGKSFKYLKGLRRHEKNHSDDAGSLKCDDCGTKFTRKDTLDRHRLIHSKETMLHCPTCQITFENNDEFKEHIDSHVEKIQYECILCKQKFKVPGKYYTHMLAIHNISKELARQVHSDVKDGQFSQKVAELIAKAASPADPNLPLHSEDNVSFTSKSSSVPCYNVNQVVSNIIEENKASLNALTRAATENLRLHSQDVREEEKNIPLVPPINPLVLFEKSNNLLPLDHYGIDGKSQGQRAHPMNITDHNYGQSLNSLDQSIHTVHSGMQHSDLNVGHLQSLNLPDNFSLGPHNSLTCHGVGHPFMARNMVNFEQVSDQHSVEQGAIESLRRLQESSNPPLSVAMATSSGMMSVSQGQGHIQSAQVADNSSATNYRLQNLF, from the exons ATGGAAGAAGTCCAGAAAAATGGAGAAACCACAAACAAACCTCAACTTTCACATAAAGATATCAGCAGagatagaaaacaaaacaaaaacacagagaATTCTGTCTCCTGTCTATGTGAAGGTGATTCTGGTTCCAAGCTCTTGTTTCGGTGTGGAACATGCAAAAGaaagtttaaaacattatgtttccTCCACAAACATTTGATGTCTCATCTGAGATCTACAGGGTCTTATCATTATGATGATGTATTGAAAACAGCATTTCCAAAGTATGAAAGTTGTTGCAGCTCTACACAAACTGAAATGttctttgaaaatttgaaaagagAGTTTCCTGATGATGATATCATATCTAGCCAAACAAATGATGTTAAAGATTCTGCTCTTGATCAAGTAGATATGGATGTTGAAAGTGATGATTCATTTGCAAACTCTGGGGATTGCTTTGAATCCGTTTATTCTGATGTGGTTAAGGTAGATAGAATATCAAAGAAAGGTCTGCAAAATAGTCTAAGCAATAAAAAAGCTCCTGACCATTTAAATGGTTCTAAACAAGTGCTAGAAGCCTGTGATGAAGACAGCTGTAGTACTTTAATCATTGAGCCTGTCACATTGAACAAAAGAGATGTAAATGTGCATGTGAACACTGCAAGAACCAAAGGGAATAAAACCATTGCAAATGGAAGCCATAACTCCCCAAAAAGACTGATTAGCAAGAACAAATTCATCTGTGACCAATGTAAAGTAATGTTTCGAAATAAGAAAGAACTTCTGAAGCACGAAAGTAAAACCCATAGCAATGAGCTTAAATTCAACTGTGATAAATGCAAAGATGCTTTCATCCGAGTAGTTGATTACAAAAAGCATAAGTCAAGGGCTCATTCCCCAGCTAAAAACATCCAAAAAGACAAGAGAGCTCCAAGTGGTCCAGTGGATGATATtgaagttaaaaatgaaaaatctgTGATAATAAAAAGGGAGGAAACTCCAGGAACTAAATctaaaattagaaaaagaaAGTGTGAAGGAGCAAAAATAAAGAAGCCAAAAGAGAGTGGTCAACAGGAAGGAAATAACCCTCATACTTGCGAGTTATGTGGATATGTAATGCCTCGATCCAAGGTGGCTGTACACATGAGACTTCATTCAG GAGATCGTCCGTACAAGTGTGAGCAGTGTGGTAAGGGACTGATCAGCTCCAGCAAGCTCCAAAGACACATGCTCATACACGACGAGAAAAAGAAGCATGCGTGTGACATCTGTGGGGCGGGATTCACCATGAAGTACAAGCTGAGGATGCATATGCACATACACACAG GAAAGAAGCCATACCTGTGTTCTATCTGTGGGGCTGAGTTTAACCACAGTGCCAACCTGGCCACACATACTCGCTGTGTCCACCTGCAG GTTAAGCCATTTCATTGTGAGATATGTGGGGGTAGTTATGCAAAGAGATCACAGTTAGATGAACATGTGCTCAGCCACTCATCTGAGAAACACCACACTTGCAG ATACTGTGGGAAGTCATTCAAGTACCTGAAAGGCCTTAGACGACATGAGAAAAACCACTCTGATGATGCAGGGAGTTTAAAATGTGACGACTGTGGAACAAAGTTTACCAGAAAAGACACACTTGACCGCCATCGCTTGATCCACTCCAAGGAAACCATGCTGCATTGTCCAACATGTCAAATCACCTTTGAAAACAATGACGAATTTAAGGAGCATATTGATTCCCATGTGGAAAAAATCCAATATGAGTGTATACTTTGCAAGCAGAAATTCAAAGTCCCTGGGAAGTATTACACCCATATGCTGGCCATCCATAACATAAGTAAAGAGCTAGCTAGGCAGGTACATTCAGATGTAAAAGATGGTCAATTTTCCCAGAAAGTGGCGGAGCTTATTGCTAAAGCGGCATCCCCAGCCGATCCAAATCTTCCTCTTCATTCTGAAGATAACGTCTCATTCACATCAAAATCATCATCGGTTCCTTGTTACAATGTAAACCAAGTAGTCTCAAACATTATTGAAGAAAATAAGGCATCTCTGAATGCCCTTACACGAGCTGCCACAGAAAATCTTCGCCTTCATAGCCAGGATGTGAGAGAAGAGGAAAAAAATATTCCCCTTGTGCCTCCAATCAACCCActggttttgtttgaaaaatcaaacaatttacTGCCACTTGACCATTATGGAATTGATGGAAAGTCACAAGGTCAAAGAGCCCATCCTATGAATATTACTGACCATAACTATGGTCAGTCACTAAATAGTTTGGACCAAAGTATTCATACTGTGCACAGTGGAATGCAGCATTCTGATTTAAATGTGGGCCATCTTCAGTCCTTGAATTTACCAGATAACTTCAGTTTAGGACCTCATAATTCCCTCACATGTCATGGGGTAGGGCATCCATTCATGGCAAGGAACATGGTGAACTTTGAACAAGTTTCTGACCAGCATTCAGTCGAGCAAGGAGCTATAGAAAGTTTGAGAAGACTGCAGGAGAGCAGTAATCCGCCATTGtctgttgccatggcaacaagcTCTGGAATGATGTCAGTGtcacaaggtcaaggtcatattcAGTCTGCCCAGGTAGCAGACAACAGTTCTGCAACTAACTATCGACTACAGAATCTTTTCTGA